In Ferroplasma sp., a single window of DNA contains:
- a CDS encoding sulfatase yields the protein MDKPNIILIVADTMRRDAIGIYNKNVSTPNIDALAGDSMVYNNAISPSPWTIPSHASIFTGKYGIEHGLHETFDKKGFALMGKMNDVKYETIAEVLLKSHYNTYGISANPNLIPGSGFDRGFNLFTYCPVNYYYDLLKKELKNIEFKESKIKAMVDYFSANGLKNSIDLIKLYKLQKYNSFSIPKRVKSPYNKGGFNIVNNIANISIGTPFFLFINFMEMHDPYISINNSHEPNSVENLVFLKKNRLKVLNKISKKYYQQANFLDTYIGNVIEFLKQNEIYDKTYIIFTSDHGQSITEDFYGHGTLLTDDLIKVPLIVKGIANERREINDVISTINIFDMIVKITKNEAFINNNPIAFSESFGIMYDNALKYPKRKETSRIAIFKDGYKLSIDGNLNVEEFKYLNNNLDFEKNLNIQTCLMESIYMHLGNELNNFLNTP from the coding sequence ATGGATAAGCCAAATATAATTTTGATAGTTGCAGACACAATGAGAAGGGATGCAATAGGCATCTATAACAAAAATGTGAGCACACCGAATATAGATGCACTTGCAGGGGATTCTATGGTATATAACAATGCCATATCGCCATCGCCGTGGACTATTCCTTCACATGCATCTATATTTACTGGAAAATATGGAATAGAACATGGATTGCACGAAACTTTTGACAAAAAAGGATTTGCCCTGATGGGAAAGATGAACGATGTGAAATATGAGACAATTGCCGAGGTTCTTCTTAAATCACATTATAATACTTATGGTATATCGGCCAATCCTAATTTAATCCCTGGAAGTGGTTTTGATCGCGGATTTAATTTATTTACCTATTGCCCGGTAAATTATTATTATGATTTGCTTAAAAAAGAATTGAAGAATATAGAATTTAAAGAAAGTAAAATTAAGGCAATGGTAGATTATTTTTCAGCAAATGGATTGAAAAATTCAATAGATTTAATCAAATTATATAAATTACAGAAATACAATAGCTTTAGTATTCCTAAGAGGGTTAAAAGCCCATATAATAAAGGTGGGTTTAACATAGTAAATAATATTGCAAATATTAGTATTGGAACTCCCTTCTTTTTATTTATAAATTTTATGGAAATGCATGATCCTTATATAAGCATTAATAACTCTCATGAACCAAATTCTGTCGAGAATTTAGTATTTTTAAAGAAGAACAGGTTAAAAGTTCTAAATAAAATTTCTAAAAAATATTATCAACAAGCTAATTTTTTAGATACTTATATTGGGAATGTGATAGAATTCTTAAAACAAAATGAAATTTATGATAAAACATATATAATTTTTACATCAGACCATGGGCAGTCTATAACAGAAGACTTCTACGGACACGGAACATTGTTGACTGATGATTTGATAAAAGTTCCTCTGATAGTTAAGGGAATAGCTAATGAAAGACGAGAAATTAATGATGTGATATCTACAATTAATATATTTGATATGATCGTGAAAATTACAAAGAATGAAGCATTTATAAATAATAATCCAATTGCTTTTTCTGAATCTTTTGGAATCATGTATGATAATGCCCTAAAATATCCTAAAAGAAAAGAAACGTCTAGAATAGCTATATTTAAAGATGGATATAAACTATCAATAGATGGCAATCTAAATGTAGAAGAATTCAAATATTTAAACAACAATTTAGATTTTGAAAAAAATTTGAATATACAAACCTGTTTAATGGAATCAATCTATATGCATCTTGGAAACGAATTAAATAATTTCCTAAACACACCTTAG
- a CDS encoding phosphoadenosine phosphosulfate reductase family protein: MKREEKYLSLNAKIKIAKTVIDDSINTFKRPAIVWSAGKDSTVLLNLVKEVFESKNMKMPPAILIDHGQHYDDTYDMVKKISDDWNFRVLYARNDDFISKVTDGKALIDDLNENNKNELKKINFDINKKYIDYSLDTFEGNHLLKTVPFNELIIKYRFDALYTGVRWDENEARSVETFISIRKDPEHFRVQPVILFTERDIWNYMFEYKLPVHPLYYKGYRSIDGKYDSKKMSDRPAWEQDLDNTEERAGRAQDKEKMMERLRKFGYM; encoded by the coding sequence ATGAAGCGAGAAGAGAAGTACTTGTCATTAAATGCCAAAATAAAAATTGCAAAAACTGTTATAGATGATTCAATAAATACATTTAAAAGACCCGCAATTGTATGGAGTGCAGGAAAAGATTCAACTGTACTATTGAACCTAGTGAAAGAGGTATTTGAATCTAAAAATATGAAAATGCCTCCTGCAATACTGATAGACCATGGACAGCACTATGATGACACATACGATATGGTAAAAAAGATATCAGACGACTGGAATTTTAGGGTACTGTATGCAAGGAATGATGATTTCATTTCAAAAGTAACGGATGGAAAGGCGCTGATTGATGACCTGAATGAAAATAATAAAAACGAATTGAAAAAGATTAATTTTGATATAAATAAAAAATATATTGATTATTCCCTGGATACATTTGAGGGGAACCATTTATTAAAAACAGTACCATTTAATGAACTTATTATAAAATACAGGTTTGATGCATTGTATACCGGGGTTCGCTGGGATGAGAATGAGGCAAGGTCTGTAGAAACATTTATTTCAATAAGGAAAGACCCTGAACATTTCAGGGTGCAGCCTGTAATATTATTCACTGAGAGGGATATATGGAATTATATGTTTGAATATAAGCTTCCTGTGCATCCATTATACTACAAGGGATACAGGTCAATTGACGGCAAATACGATTCAAAGAAGATGAGTGACAGGCCTGCATGGGAACAAGACTTGGACAATACAGAAGAAAGGGCAGGAAGGGCACAGGACAAGGAAAAGATGATGGAAAGGCTGAGAAAATTCGGATACATGTAA
- a CDS encoding transposase — MLHKLHALLTSYGIIIKATDPFGKKGLREIEGNYSNLSYSDKIVLRSLLNDISLIKEREREIEAEISSRADNSNDIKLLMTIPGINFYTASGILSEIGTISRFENKLKFASYTGPILSEHSSGEKKVMGDITKHGPPLLRFFLVETVHSLIKFTKKFRSKYLSIVRRLGKKRSIIARILAETIYIMLKNNVRYSEKERSETANPDELYFKRFEELLMKKINNMRRIANNANTQRDSANLIYRGSKKDC, encoded by the coding sequence ATGCTTCACAAATTACATGCACTGTTAACATCCTATGGAATAATAATAAAAGCTACAGACCCGTTCGGTAAGAAGGGATTAAGGGAGATAGAGGGTAATTACAGCAATCTCAGTTATTCCGATAAAATAGTGTTAAGATCACTGTTAAATGACATATCACTTATAAAAGAAAGGGAAAGGGAAATAGAAGCAGAGATATCATCAAGAGCAGATAACAGCAATGACATAAAATTATTAATGACAATTCCCGGAATAAACTTCTACACAGCATCAGGAATATTATCGGAAATAGGAACAATAAGCAGATTCGAGAACAAGCTCAAGTTTGCTTCCTATACAGGACCTATACTATCTGAGCATTCATCTGGTGAAAAAAAGGTAATGGGCGATATAACAAAGCATGGACCACCATTATTAAGATTCTTTTTGGTTGAAACGGTGCATTCACTGATAAAGTTTACAAAGAAGTTCAGATCCAAGTATCTCAGCATAGTAAGAAGATTAGGGAAGAAGAGGTCAATAATAGCAAGGATACTGGCAGAAACAATTTATATAATGTTAAAAAACAATGTAAGATACAGTGAAAAGGAAAGAAGTGAAACAGCCAATCCTGATGAGTTATACTTTAAAAGGTTTGAAGAACTGTTAATGAAGAAGATAAACAACATGAGAAGAATCGCTAACAATGCCAATACGCAGAGGGATTCAGCAAATTTAATATACCGGGGAAGCAAAAAAGATTGTTAA
- a CDS encoding IS4 family transposase: MPFIQLFYKLLDPYIRAHDYRVYSKYMRVLAIDSTFIKTLMNGSGSYKGISDGMKIHVPAVVFPFTVPLNAHISSANVNDSSLFDNIIEDMDSKILYSSILVFDLGYYNLDRFRELADRTILFVSRIRRNAVYTESGRVNGHEMIEMSNELNLRIVRVNVDGSEYRYITDIMNLPDRYIYYAYNLRRNIEELFKRVKSQLKIDRLLSKSLNGMIIQVFSYMIAYIIVNMIMESIGIMVSFPEIIRGIRHGFIRYFNNIYHLDLSKI; encoded by the coding sequence ATGCCATTTATCCAGCTTTTCTATAAATTATTAGATCCATACATCAGGGCACATGACTACAGGGTATACAGCAAATACATGCGTGTTCTTGCTATAGACTCAACATTCATTAAAACATTAATGAATGGTTCAGGCAGCTATAAGGGAATATCAGATGGAATGAAGATACATGTCCCTGCAGTAGTATTCCCATTTACAGTTCCACTGAATGCACACATATCATCTGCAAATGTAAATGATTCATCATTATTTGATAATATTATAGAAGACATGGATAGTAAAATATTATACTCATCCATTTTAGTATTTGATTTGGGCTACTATAACTTAGACAGGTTCAGGGAGCTTGCTGATAGGACTATATTATTTGTTTCCAGGATAAGGAGAAATGCTGTATACACTGAATCAGGGAGAGTCAATGGCCATGAAATGATTGAAATGAGTAATGAATTGAATTTAAGGATTGTAAGGGTGAATGTTGATGGTTCTGAGTACAGGTATATTACAGACATAATGAATTTACCTGATAGATATATCTACTATGCATACAATTTAAGAAGGAACATAGAGGAATTATTCAAGAGAGTGAAATCACAGTTAAAGATAGATCGCCTATTATCAAAATCATTGAATGGGATGATAATACAGGTATTCTCCTATATGATTGCATATATCATTGTAAACATGATAATGGAATCCATTGGAATTATGGTTTCATTCCCTGAAATCATCAGGGGAATAAGGCATGGGTTTATAAGATACTTCAATAATATTTACCATCTTGATCTATCCAAAATATAG
- the rfbB gene encoding dTDP-glucose 4,6-dehydratase, with translation MSKNILITGGYGFIGTNFVKHLLKSSDYNITVFDKLTYASNIKNLEKENIKFIKGDLYNKNDVKSAINNMDYIVNFAAESHVDRSIINADDFLNSNIYGVYNILNYIKENKNIEKFIHISTDEVYGNAINTTFSENSCLNSNNPYSATKASADLLIMSYYKTYKIPVCITRSSNNYGPYQHPEKLIPKTIIYSILNRKIPLYGNGENTRDWLYVEDNVNGILNILIHGKNGEIYNIGSEIELSNIDIVRKILKFMDKPESLINYVNDRPGNDLRYSMDSSKVMKLGFKPKIDIDNGLKKTINWYENNREWWSGYLDNIDLFNRF, from the coding sequence ATGTCTAAAAATATTTTGATAACAGGAGGATATGGTTTTATAGGCACAAACTTTGTTAAACACCTATTAAAAAGCAGTGATTATAATATTACAGTTTTTGATAAATTGACATATGCATCCAACATTAAGAATTTAGAAAAGGAAAACATAAAATTTATAAAAGGCGATTTATACAATAAAAACGATGTTAAAAGTGCCATTAATAATATGGACTATATTGTAAATTTTGCAGCAGAATCCCATGTTGACCGTTCAATTATAAACGCAGATGATTTTTTGAATTCTAATATATATGGTGTCTACAATATTTTAAATTATATTAAAGAAAATAAAAATATTGAAAAATTTATTCACATATCCACAGATGAGGTTTACGGTAATGCAATAAATACAACCTTCAGCGAGAATTCATGCCTTAATTCGAATAATCCTTACAGTGCAACAAAGGCCTCTGCAGACCTTTTAATAATGTCATATTATAAAACATACAAAATACCAGTATGCATTACAAGGAGCTCAAATAATTACGGACCTTACCAGCATCCAGAGAAGTTGATACCAAAAACAATAATATATTCGATTTTAAATAGGAAAATACCATTATATGGAAATGGAGAAAATACAAGAGACTGGTTATATGTTGAAGATAATGTAAATGGAATATTAAATATTTTAATACATGGAAAAAATGGGGAAATATATAATATCGGATCAGAAATAGAATTATCAAATATTGACATTGTTAGAAAAATCCTTAAATTTATGGATAAACCAGAATCACTGATAAATTATGTAAATGATCGGCCAGGAAATGACCTTAGATATTCAATGGATTCATCAAAAGTAATGAAATTGGGTTTTAAGCCTAAAATAGACATAGATAATGGACTGAAAAAAACAATTAATTGGTATGAAAATAACAGAGAATGGTGGTCTGGATATCTTGATAACATAGATTTATTTAATAGATTTTAG
- a CDS encoding sugar phosphate nucleotidyltransferase, producing the protein MKGIILAGGTGTRLKALTKVTNKHLLPIYDKPMIYFPINTLKSAAIDSILVVTDKRRTSDFLLLLGSGSDFDVRFTYALQESAKGIADALSKAKDFVYIDDMTVVLGDNIIFGNVKELREPLRKSCRIFLKKVEDPERFGIAYIENGRITKIVEKPKKITSNLAIIGLYQYKSNVFDIINKVQPSKRGEMEITDVNKYFLDNDDIEYRIIDNEWIDAGTIESLFTASEMEKTFVSKVKYS; encoded by the coding sequence ATGAAAGGTATAATACTTGCCGGTGGTACAGGTACAAGGTTGAAAGCTCTGACAAAGGTTACAAATAAGCATCTATTGCCTATATATGATAAACCTATGATATATTTTCCCATTAATACTTTAAAAAGTGCAGCTATTGATTCCATACTAGTAGTTACAGATAAAAGAAGGACAAGTGATTTTCTATTGCTGCTTGGAAGTGGAAGTGATTTCGATGTAAGGTTTACATATGCCTTGCAAGAAAGTGCTAAAGGTATCGCCGATGCTTTGAGTAAAGCTAAGGATTTTGTATATATCGATGATATGACTGTTGTACTTGGTGACAACATAATTTTTGGGAATGTAAAAGAATTAAGAGAACCATTGCGTAAAAGTTGTAGGATATTTTTAAAAAAAGTGGAAGACCCAGAAAGATTTGGAATAGCGTATATTGAGAATGGAAGGATTACAAAGATCGTTGAAAAACCAAAAAAAATCACATCAAATCTTGCCATCATAGGTTTGTATCAATATAAAAGTAATGTTTTTGATATAATTAACAAAGTACAACCGTCCAAAAGAGGCGAAATGGAAATCACAGATGTGAATAAGTACTTTCTGGACAATGATGATATTGAATATAGAATAATTGATAATGAGTGGATAGATGCTGGAACTATCGAATCATTATTCACAGCTAGCGAAATGGAAAAAACTTTTGTAAGTAAAGTTAAATATTCATAA
- a CDS encoding transposase yields MVIGLDVHKRSVYATAMEDNGTIIVQRNMENNMETVNGFLSDYRDHDIVIESSTSGKYLSKELLKLNYKIHLINPAKVPEIANNYKKTDREDSFQLADVFRKGGMKEIYITSGEIENTRSLVRYRHSLGEEITLKKNKVHALLTSYGIIIKATDPFGKKGLKEIENNYNNLNYSDKIVLRSLLNDISYIKDMEKEIETEILMLDSDS; encoded by the coding sequence ATGGTAATTGGTTTGGATGTACATAAACGTTCCGTATATGCTACGGCTATGGAGGATAACGGTACTATTATTGTCCAGAGGAATATGGAGAATAATATGGAGACAGTGAATGGGTTTTTATCTGATTACAGGGATCATGATATTGTAATAGAATCATCTACATCAGGCAAGTATCTCTCTAAGGAATTATTAAAATTAAACTATAAGATACATTTGATAAATCCTGCAAAGGTTCCTGAAATAGCAAACAATTATAAGAAGACAGACAGGGAGGATTCATTCCAGCTTGCAGATGTATTCAGGAAGGGTGGAATGAAGGAGATATACATTACATCAGGGGAAATAGAAAATACCAGGTCATTGGTTAGATACAGGCATTCCCTGGGGGAAGAGATAACCTTGAAGAAGAATAAGGTACATGCACTGTTAACATCCTATGGAATAATAATAAAAGCTACAGACCCGTTCGGTAAGAAGGGATTAAAAGAAATAGAGAATAATTATAATAATCTTAATTATTCTGATAAAATAGTACTGAGATCACTGTTAAATGACATATCATACATTAAGGATATGGAAAAGGAAATAGAAACAGAAATATTGATGTTGGATAGTGATTCTTAA
- a CDS encoding DDE-type integrase/transposase/recombinase, with amino-acid sequence MYNAWVKIKLAIRVNFIPAKMHKNQPAFTIWALLRNSGIRIARKTVYKIMKDNNMTLPVHDHKNRKELKLLRADKPEMLIETDITYIPTNNGMTYLMCIKDVFSKEWYGYNYNTSCTAKDAINAIDDAIIRKFNGIIPDNITLRTDNGPQYISKEFNNYLKIMGINHEYIERETPEENGDIESFHNSIKTDYIWINEINNYNEGKIMIENAFYDYNNIRPHSTLDYYSPLQFLGKWNNDSSFREYYRGFLKNLKDSYRRRKINYYKRSIINVS; translated from the coding sequence TTGTATAACGCATGGGTCAAAATTAAACTGGCGATACGGGTCAATTTTATTCCGGCGAAAATGCACAAAAATCAACCGGCGTTTACAATCTGGGCATTATTAAGGAATTCAGGCATAAGAATAGCCAGAAAAACTGTATATAAAATAATGAAGGATAATAATATGACACTTCCAGTGCACGATCATAAGAACAGAAAGGAACTGAAACTACTAAGAGCTGATAAGCCTGAAATGCTGATTGAAACAGATATTACTTATATTCCAACAAACAATGGAATGACCTATTTAATGTGTATTAAGGATGTATTCTCCAAGGAATGGTATGGCTATAATTATAATACATCATGCACAGCTAAGGATGCAATAAATGCAATAGATGATGCTATTATAAGGAAATTCAATGGTATAATACCTGATAATATTACATTAAGAACAGATAATGGTCCCCAGTACATATCTAAAGAGTTCAATAATTATCTTAAAATAATGGGAATTAACCATGAATACATAGAAAGGGAAACACCAGAGGAAAATGGTGATATTGAAAGCTTCCATAATTCAATTAAAACTGATTATATATGGATCAATGAAATCAATAATTATAATGAAGGTAAAATAATGATAGAGAATGCATTCTATGATTATAATAATATAAGGCCACATTCTACCCTTGATTACTATTCACCTTTGCAGTTTTTAGGTAAATGGAATAATGATAGTAGTTTCAGGGAATATTACAGAGGATTTTTAAAGAATTTGAAAGATAGTTACAGAAGAAGAAAGATTAATTATTATAAGAGGTCGATAATAAATGTCTCATGA
- the istA gene encoding IS21 family transposase: MYGFEVWRMIRNMKNDGMSIRSIAKEMGISRNSVRKYLKGEPVKKNKKKKASKLDPNRDTVKELIERDNLSAVRILEEIRKKGYNGGYTILKEYCHDIRKNRPIQAVYRYETGPGNQSQVDFGEFGHIEYDGKSRKLYAFSMILGYSRMRYAEFTTDISTENTIKMHLNAFEYFGGFTDTILYDNMKQVVLERKANTQESHFNEKFMDFADYYGIIMRLCYPYRPQTKGKIENTIKYLRYNFFNGRTFTDLNDINIQCHEWLKRVNSQVHGTTHEIPAERKKRENLNSISAVPGYFTHKKETRKVSRECYVSYKGNRYSVPWKYAGRECGVMENSGKIIIEIDSATVAEHGILNGTGRISRKKEHFDGLLKAIRDENKNTYSSIVEKRDLKRYEDVM, from the coding sequence TTGTATGGTTTTGAGGTGTGGAGAATGATTCGCAATATGAAGAATGATGGAATGAGCATAAGATCAATAGCAAAGGAGATGGGAATATCCAGGAACAGTGTCAGGAAGTATCTCAAGGGTGAACCTGTGAAGAAAAATAAAAAGAAAAAAGCATCTAAGCTTGATCCTAACAGGGATACAGTAAAGGAACTCATTGAAAGAGACAATCTTTCTGCTGTCAGGATACTGGAAGAGATAAGGAAGAAGGGATACAATGGTGGCTACACAATACTGAAAGAATACTGCCACGATATCAGGAAGAATAGGCCAATACAGGCAGTGTACCGCTATGAAACTGGACCGGGAAATCAATCACAGGTAGACTTTGGTGAATTTGGACATATAGAATATGATGGCAAATCAAGGAAATTATATGCATTCTCAATGATACTGGGATATTCAAGGATGAGGTATGCTGAATTCACCACTGACATATCCACAGAGAATACCATAAAAATGCATTTAAATGCATTTGAATACTTTGGCGGTTTCACAGACACAATATTATATGACAATATGAAGCAGGTTGTACTTGAAAGAAAGGCCAATACACAAGAATCACATTTCAATGAGAAATTCATGGACTTTGCAGATTATTATGGGATAATAATGAGGCTATGCTATCCATACAGGCCGCAGACAAAGGGAAAGATTGAGAACACAATCAAATATCTTCGATACAACTTCTTCAATGGAAGAACATTCACAGATCTAAATGACATAAACATCCAGTGCCATGAATGGCTGAAGAGAGTTAATTCACAGGTACATGGAACAACACATGAAATACCTGCAGAGAGGAAAAAGAGGGAAAACCTCAATTCAATATCAGCTGTGCCAGGATACTTTACACATAAAAAGGAAACCAGAAAGGTATCGAGGGAATGCTATGTTTCCTATAAGGGAAACAGGTATTCGGTGCCATGGAAATATGCAGGCAGGGAATGCGGTGTTATGGAGAATTCAGGGAAGATAATAATTGAAATTGATTCAGCAACAGTTGCAGAACATGGCATACTCAATGGAACCGGCAGGATATCAAGAAAGAAGGAACATTTTGATGGATTGTTAAAAGCAATAAGGGATGAGAATAAGAATACATATTCCAGCATTGTTGAGAAACGTGACCTGAAAAGGTATGAGGATGTGATGTAA
- the istB gene encoding IS21-like element helper ATPase IstB yields the protein MGPYERVHECLLKLGMATMESTIDSYLEASKNRPVMEILDHLLSEELKHKTSKKTENMLNWSGFPFRKTIDDFDFSFQPSIDRMVIDELMTLRFIHNTENVVFLGPPGVGKTHLSIALGMRSIMSDIPAYYISAVKLVQTLKKDYDLKRLEYRIKTYSRFKLMIVDEIGYLPLTREESNLFFQFVSSRYERKSTIYTSNKSFSEWGEVLGDQVMAAAVLDRILHHCTVVNIKGESYRIKDRKRNSFQKDKRE from the coding sequence ATGGGTCCATATGAAAGGGTTCATGAATGCCTTTTAAAACTCGGTATGGCAACGATGGAAAGCACTATAGATTCATACCTTGAAGCATCAAAAAATAGGCCTGTAATGGAAATACTTGACCATTTATTATCGGAGGAGTTGAAGCACAAAACATCAAAGAAGACGGAGAACATGCTTAACTGGTCAGGTTTCCCATTCAGGAAAACAATAGATGATTTTGATTTCTCATTCCAGCCATCAATAGATCGAATGGTGATTGATGAACTGATGACACTAAGGTTTATACACAATACAGAGAATGTTGTATTCTTAGGTCCACCCGGTGTAGGAAAGACACATCTATCCATTGCACTGGGAATGAGGTCAATCATGTCTGATATTCCTGCATATTACATATCTGCAGTGAAACTGGTGCAGACACTAAAGAAGGATTATGATTTGAAGCGCTTAGAATACAGGATAAAGACATATTCACGCTTTAAATTAATGATAGTGGACGAGATAGGATATCTTCCATTGACAAGGGAAGAATCCAACCTGTTCTTCCAGTTTGTATCATCCAGGTATGAAAGAAAGTCAACAATCTACACATCCAACAAATCTTTCTCAGAGTGGGGGGAGGTTCTCGGGGATCAGGTCATGGCTGCAGCAGTGCTCGATAGAATACTGCACCACTGCACAGTTGTCAATATAAAAGGCGAATCCTACAGGATTAAGGACAGGAAGAGGAATTCTTTCCAAAAAGATAAAAGGGAGTGA
- a CDS encoding transposase → MPGRLYTGEEKFNIIIESLNSNETIAEICREHGIPVSMFYKWKEQFLEGGRKGLEGKDPDKSLMKENESLKAIIGEMTIANEILKKII, encoded by the coding sequence ATGCCGGGACGATTATATACAGGCGAGGAAAAATTCAATATTATAATTGAGTCGCTTAACAGCAATGAAACTATAGCAGAGATATGCAGGGAGCATGGAATACCAGTATCAATGTTCTATAAATGGAAGGAGCAGTTCCTGGAAGGTGGGAGAAAGGGCTTAGAAGGAAAGGATCCTGACAAGTCTTTAATGAAAGAGAATGAAAGCCTGAAGGCAATAATAGGCGAAATGACAATAGCAAATGAAATTTTAAAAAAAATTATATGA
- a CDS encoding transposase, which yields MGTINRFYNKLKFASYTGLIPGEYSSGEKKVMGHITKHGPSLLRFFLVETAHSLIKYTKKFKSKYLSIVRRLGKKRSIIAIARILAETIYAMLKNNVRYIERERTETVNTDELYFKRLEELSLKKINNMRRIAKNGNVHDDSANLIYHRGIKDC from the coding sequence ATAGGAACAATAAATAGATTTTATAACAAGCTTAAGTTCGCCTCATACACTGGACTAATACCAGGTGAATACTCATCAGGTGAAAAAAAGGTAATGGGACATATAACAAAGCATGGTCCATCATTATTAAGATTCTTTTTAGTTGAAACAGCACATTCATTAATAAAGTATACAAAGAAGTTCAAATCTAAATATCTGAGCATAGTACGAAGATTAGGGAAGAAGAGGTCAATAATAGCAATAGCAAGGATACTAGCAGAAACAATCTATGCAATGTTAAAAAACAATGTAAGATACATTGAAAGGGAAAGAACTGAAACAGTCAATACTGATGAATTATACTTTAAAAGGCTTGAAGAACTGTCATTAAAGAAAATAAACAACATGAGAAGAATTGCTAAAAATGGTAATGTGCATGACGATTCAGCAAATTTAATATATCATAGAGGCATAAAAGATTGTTAA
- a CDS encoding FdtA/QdtA family cupin domain-containing protein encodes MSPHEKVIKYFSAPHIDERGILTVITDNIPIDNFEIKRVYYVKTSKKNVIRGGHAHYRQTQILFNISGRLEIELYNSIENKKLLLTEYEGIIISPLIWINIRSLTNNSLYMVLADGEYNENEYIRDKDKFMELISSDN; translated from the coding sequence ATGAGTCCTCATGAAAAGGTCATTAAATATTTTTCTGCACCTCATATAGATGAAAGGGGGATATTAACAGTTATTACGGATAATATTCCAATAGATAACTTTGAAATCAAGCGCGTATATTATGTAAAAACATCAAAAAAAAATGTTATCAGAGGTGGACATGCACATTATAGACAAACTCAGATTTTATTTAACATTTCGGGAAGATTAGAAATAGAACTTTATAATAGTATAGAGAACAAAAAATTATTATTAACAGAATATGAGGGAATAATTATAAGTCCTTTAATATGGATTAATATCAGGAGTTTAACTAATAACTCTCTTTACATGGTCTTAGCAGATGGGGAGTATAATGAGAATGAGTATATAAGAGATAAGGATAAATTTATGGAGCTGATTTCAAGTGATAATTAA